The sequence below is a genomic window from Alphaproteobacteria bacterium.
CCGACATGGAATTTCACGATAATGGTACGCGGGTAGTGTGCAAATTAAGCACGCAGCAAAAGTCTGCCTAGCGCAGATTTGCTTGCGTCAAAGGATGGGCGATGATAAATGATGCGTTAGTATTGAGCGTCATCACCCTGAAAAACAGAGAGTTATTGTGCAATCCGGCGATAATATAGAGGTGGAAATTACCCATATCGCAGGGCTGGGCGATGGTGCGGCAAGCTACCAAAATCTACCGGTATTCGTGCCATTTAGCTGCACAGGTGATGTGCTGAGTGTGATTGTCGAAGAGGTGACGCGCACAGCAATCCGCGCACAAATTGCCGATATTATACGTCCATCGCCCCAGCGACAGTTGCCACCTTGCCCACATTTTGGACAATGTGGTGGGTGTAGTTTGCAGCATCTTTCGGATACAACCTATCACCAGTTTAAGCAATCCATAGCCGAGCATACCGCCAGGCAATTGGGCGCTGACAATGCGGTGGTGCAGCCATTGTTTAGCGCTGGGTCAGCTAGCCGCCGCCGTGCCGATTATAAAGTAGCGGTGAATAAAGGAGTAGTAACAGTTGGTTTTAATGCAGCACGCAGCCACGCTACGGTTGATGCCGCTGATTGTCGGGTTGTTGTGCCCGAAATAGTTGAAGAAATTGCCCATTTTAAAGCCTTGTTATCCACGTTCAAGAAACCATCGCTGGTGAGTGCGATTGAACTTACACTTGCTGATAACGGCTTGGATATTGTTATTGAATGTAAAAATAAACTCAAACCTGCCGATGCCGAGTTGCTGCAAAACCACCTCATGCGCGACAGCATTGTGCGCTGTGGTTTGAAAGTTTCGGAAACTGCGTATACCATTATAAAGTCTGGCGAACCTCAATTGCACAAAGCAGGTACTTATATTGAATTGCCATTCAAAAGCTTTTTGCAAGCAACCAAAATCTCTGAAGAATATATGGTTGATGCTGTGCTGAGCGCTTGTAGGGATGCTAACAAAGTCGCGGATTTATATAGTGGTTGTGGCACATTCAGTCTGCCATTGGCGCAAGCTGGCCACAACGTGGTGGCATATGAGGGGAATGACGATGCGGTACGTGCGCTTTTTAATGCCGCACAACGTAGCAATTATGCCCCAAACGTTATCTCCCATTGCCGTGATTTAATGGCCAAACCTGTCACTGATGCAGAGCTGGAATCCATAGATGCAGTGGTGATTAATCCGCCACGTAACGGGGCGCAGCCGCAATGCCGCCAACTGGCGCAAAGTGATGTGGTAGATATTGTTATGGTATCGTGCAATCCTGCTACTTTTGTACGAGATGGCAAAGCCCTGATTGCAGGCGGTTATATGCTGGATAAACTAATACCCATCGACCAATTTACATGGTCGGCGCATTTAGAGTTGATCGGGGTTTTTACGCGAAATTCACAATAAGCCTAGCCAAGGGGCAAAAAATCCTTTATAGAGAGCGCCGTAATCCCATAGAGAGCGTTATTAGCAGTGCAATGCGCTGTGCGAAGCTGTTTCGCAACTACGCCCATGGCGCCAAAGCGCAAAGGAAGCCCAAATGACCGAATTACGTAATATTGCCATTATTGCCCACGTAGATCATGGAAAAACTACCATGATTGACCAAATGCTGCGCCAAAGCGGAACGTTCCGCGATAACCAGCAAGTGGCAGAACGCGTGATGGATTCCAACGATCTGGAAAAAGAACGCGGCATTACTATTTTGGCAAAATGCACCTCTCTGGCATGGAAAGACACTAAAATCAATATCATAGATACTCCCGGCCACGCCGATTTTGGCGGTGAAGTAGAGCGTGTACTAAGCATGGTAGACGGCGTGTTGTTGCTGGTAGATGCCGCTGAAGGCCCTATGCCGCAAACAAAATTTGTACTCACCAAGGCGCTGGCGCTAGGTTTACAGCCAATTGTGGTGATCAATAAAATTGACCGTGGCGATGGCCGCCCTGAAGAAGTGCTGGACGAAATTTTTGATTTGTTTGTGGCGCTGGATGCGAATGAAGATCAATTAGACTTTCCTGTAATGTACGCGGTTGGCCGTGATGGTTGGGCGGTACATGACCTGGAAGAGCCAAAAGAAAACCTTCATGGGTTATTCGAGCTGATTTTGCAACATGTGCCCAAGCCACAAGTGGATTTAGATGCGCCGTTTAGCATGTTGGCAACCATTCTTACCGCCGATAACTTTTTGGGGCGTATTCTTACCGGAAAAGCCTATAGCGGACGTGCTAAGCTCAATATGCCCGCAAAAGCCCTGCGTTTAGATGGCACTGTGGCCGAGCAAGGCAAGCTAACTAAGCTGATGACCTTTAATGGCATTGAGCGCGTTGTTACCGAAGAAGTTATTGCGGGTGACATTATTGCCATTGCAGGGCTGGAAGAAGCCAGCGTGGCCGATACTATCTGTGCGCTGGAAGTTAATACGCCGCTGGAATCACAACCGATTGATCCACCAACCATTGCAATTACCATTGGTGTGAATGATTCGCCTTATGCCGGTACCGAAGGCAGTAAAGTGACCTCGCGCATGATTCGTGATCGTCTATACAAAGAAGCCGAAAGTAACGTGGCAATCCGTATTTCAGAAACAGAGAATAAAGATGCTTATGAAGTGGGTGGACGCGGTGAATTGCAGCTGGGCGTACTTATTGAGAATATGCGCCGCGAAGGCTATGAGCTTTCGGTGAGTCGCCCACGCGTATTGCTGAAAAAAGATGACGATGGCAATGTGATTGAGCCAGTCGAAGAAGTGCAGATTGATGTAGATGAAGAATATAGCGGCGTAATTGTAGAAAAATTATCGCAGCGCAAAGGCGAACTCACTGATATGCGCCAAGCTGGCGGCGGCAAAGTGCGTATACGTTTGCTTGTGCCTTCACGCGGCTTGATAGGTTATCATGGAGAATTCATGACCGACACCCGTGGAACAGGCGTGTTAAGCCATGTTTTCCATTCTTATGAGCCCTATAAAGGCAATATTACAGGTCGCCGCAGCGGTGTGCTTATTTCTATGGAGCAGGGGGTTGCCGTTGCCTATGCACTATGGAATCTGGAAGATCGTGGATTTTTGTTTATTCCTGGTCAAACCAAAGTTTATAACGGCATGATTATTGGCCAGCATAGTCGTGAAAACGATTTGGAAGTAAACCCGCTTAAAGCGAAGCAACTCACCAATATGCGCGCCTCTGGCAAAGACGAAGCGGTGAAACTGACGCCACACCGTGAACTTACCTTGGAACAAGCGATTTCGTATATCAACGATGACGAGTTGCTGGAAGTTACTCCGCAATCTATTCGTTTGCGCAAGCGCTATTTATGCCCACATGAGCGCAAGCGCAATGCACGCGCTGCCGCAAATGCATAAGGCATAATTCGCTTAGTTGCAGGTTTTGCGGAAGCTGCCATCCAGTTCTCGATGCTTTAGCACACCAATAAACCCAAGTTTTTTTGCATGGGCGCACATGGCTTTATGCGAAGTTTTGTTGTCGGTATATTCCACCATATATACCGGCTTACCCAAAGCGGCAAAGGGGCGCATGTCTTCGCACCAACCTTGGTCGAAGCAGCTTTCCGTAAGCGCCCAGTCGTAATTATTGGCTAGGCGTTCAGCAAACTCTGGTGCATTTTTGAGGCCTATTGCCAAGCCCTTAGTATGTGCTGTATTGGCAAGCCAATAGAGAAATTTGAGTTGATCATTTTCAGTCAAATCAAACCCAGTTGAGGTTTGATAGCCATCGAGATTATCCGGATCTATACCCAGAAATCCTTTTGCTTTACACATATCCATGCGCTTGCTGATGATTGGACCAATCAGATCAATTCGCCGGATATCAAGCCAATGCTCTCCCTCCCAACCCTCATAGGCCTTACCCACAACTTGTGCTGGAAAATCTGCAATATCGGGGCGCCAATTTTCTGTTGCGCCAGCATTGATATAGCAAACGGGATATACCCCTTTGGCAAGCAACGTGGCGACCAGTTCGGCGCTGGTATCAAAGCCATCAAGGTTCAGTACCTGAACTGGCGCGGTGCCATCAATTTTGCCAGTATATTGCAAATCTATGGTGCCATTAACGGGCGGTGTAATATAGGGCTGCGTGCGTGGATCGCTCGCCCATTCCATCGCCCATGCTAATGTTGGAAGCGCTATCAATAGTGCCATGAGTGCTGGTCTCATTACTCATTCCTCAAAACGGTGATGGGGCGCATACGAAATATCTGGCGGTTGCCCACATACCCCACCAGCCAGATTACCCCAATACATGCCAGTGCCGTAACCAGCAGCACATGGGGCATAAAATAAAAGTCATTTTCGCCCGGAAAGCGTTGCAAGGTAAGCCAGGCACAAAACGTGCCGGTTGCTGCGGCAATGCATACGGTAATCACCGCCAGCAGCATCCATTCGGTGGTATAAGCTTTGAGAATATCGCGCCGCCGTGCGCCCAGTACTTTCAGTACCGCCGTGTCATAGAGCCGATAGCCCAGCATGGCCGAAAGGGCACTGGATAACACCAGCAAACCCGCCAATAGACTAATCAGTACAGTAATTGTAAGGGCGTTGGAAATATGCTCAAGAATTTCTTTTACCCGCGCCACCGCTTCGGTTGTGCGAATGGTAGTGACGTTGGGAAATTGTTCAGAAAGGTGGCGAATGGTTTGCGAGACAGACTTGCTGCTCGTATTTAAAAAAGCGGTAGCAAGATAGGTCTGCGGAAAATCACTAATCACGTTGGGGGACAACATCAGAGCAAAATTAAGCTGAAAAGTCGAATAATCCATTCGCCGCGCACTGGTGACAGTGGCGATAATGCGCTCGCCCAGAATATCCAGCGTTATGGTATCTCCTAGCGCGATGCCCATGCCGTCAATAAATCGTTCATCCACCGACACTTGGGGTGTGCCGTCATAATCTTCCGGCCACCATTTGCCTTGCACGATATTGGCATTTTCGGGCGGGATGGAGCTATAGCTCAATCCACGATCTCCGCGCACTGCCCAACGTACATCTTCTTTAACGTCATCAGGGGTAATGGGCTGTTCGTTAATTGCCACAATCCGACCGCGCACCATGGGATACATCATTATATTCTGCGCGCCATCCCGTGATTTTAGGGTGCTACGTAAGGCGGCGGTCTGGTCGGGTTGGATATCTATCATAAACAAGGTAGGCGCTTCGGTTTCGGCTACTTTGGTGATTTTGCTTTGGAAATTGGCTTCGGTTAGGGTGAGAGCGATTAGTACTGTAAGACTCACGCCAATGGCTAACATTACGGTGCCTGTTGTGTTGCCAGTGCGGTGCAAATTGCCCAGAGCCAGCCGCAGCCATGGTTGCCGTACTTTTGTACGCTTTGCACCAAATCGCACTAGCCATGCAGCGGTGGTGAACAAAATAAACGATACAAGGGTTGCGCCAATAAACCCAAGCACAAATCTAATGTCATTAGCGGTAAATAATAATGTGCATATTAGCAACGCGGTAAAGGCCGCACCGCCCAGCCATACCCAGCGCGAATGGGAAAGCTGCACAAATTCAACGCCTCCACGGAATAATAGCGAAGGTCTGATGTTCAAAGCACCAATCAATGCCGGAAGTGAAAATAAATAGGCGATGAGCAGGCCATACCAAGCCGCCAACGCAGCGGCCTTCACACTGAACGTCCACACACTGTCCACCGGAAAAAAGCCGCTGGCAAGAGTGAGTAGTACCGCTGCTATCAATGTAGACAACGCTACGCCAATGGCGCTTCCCGCAAGGGTGAGCAAGCCAATTACCAATGCATATATGCGTAAAACCTTAGCTCTACTCGCGCCCATAATTTTCATTACGGCAATGGTTTCTGCTTTTTGTGTCATGTAGGCACGTACTGAGCTGCCAATGCCAATGCCGCCAATTAAAAATGTTGCTAAGCCTGAAAGCGTGAGGAAAAGCGCCAATTGATCAACAAAACGCTCAACGGAGCGGTTGCCATCTGTGCCGGTTTTAATTCGCCACGGCATATCAGGAAAAGTAGCGGTAATTTCATTTTCTACATTGGCAGGGCTAATCTTATCAAACAATGACACCCGATAATTATTTTCGCTCAGGCTGTAGCCCTTTGTGAGGCCGCTGCGCTCAAGCGCATTATGCGTCATCATTACGCGAGGGCCAAAACTGAAAAGCTGCACCACACGATCAGGTTCACGCTCGATGGTGGCACCAATAATATATTCTGCCTGACCCAGTTTAATGGTGGCGCCAAGAGCGATATTCAATTGTTCCAGCAAAGAAGCATCTACCGCAACATGTGTGTCATTTAGCGGCTTACCCTGTAAAATCAAATCACCCACTAATGGGTATGCGCTGTCTATGGCCTTTACTTCTACAACTAAAGGGCTTTGTTCGCCAATACGCAGCATAGATCGGGTAGTAGTAATATGAGATATCTTGCCAAGTTTTTGCAAATAGGCTACATGCTCCGGCGCAAAGTTATAACTGCGCAAGCCAATATCTATGTCGCCGCCCAAAAGTGCAGATGCTTCTTCGGCCAAGGATGTCTCTACAGTATCGCTGATGGTATTGATGGTTGTGATGACACATACACCTAAAATCAGGCAGGCTAAAAATGTAGCAAAATGCCGCCATCCCTGACGCAATTCGCACAAGGCCATGCGCAAAACCGGCGAAGCATTAGTCATATGCCGCCTCGTGCAGTTGCCCGTCTTGCATGATAAGCTGGCGGTTTGTGCGGTTGGCGAGATTGGCATCATGGGTAATCAGCACGAGTGTAGTGCCGTGTTGTTTTTGCAGATCAAACAACAAATCCATAATGCGTCCACTGGTTTCGCTGTCGAGATTACCGGTTGGTTCATCAGCCAATAGCAAGCTTGGGCGCATGACAGTTGCCCGCGCTAATGCCACACGCTGTTGCTCACCCCCGGATAATTGTGAAGGATAATGGTGCAGCCGTTTTTGCAATCCAATCGCCTCAAGCGCTTCGGCTGCATGTTGCTGTGCGTGTTTATCGCCTGCAAATTCCAGCCCTACAGCAACATTTTCCAAAGCTGACATGGTGGGTATAAGGTGAAAATTCTGGAATACCACGCCAATATGTTTTTGCCGGAACGCTGCAAGCTGGTCTTCGTCCATGGTGCTAATATTGGTGCCTTCAACGATAATATCGCCACTGCTAGCGCTTTCTACACCGGCGATTACCATCATAAGCGATGTTTTGCCAGAGCCGGATGCGCCCACAATACTAATTGTTTCGCGGGATTTTACTTCTAAGTTGATATTATGTAATATGGAAACATCGCCATCCGGCCCGGGTAGGGTCAAGTTTACATCAGACAAGGAGAGTGCCATGGTCGCGGCCATACGTCATACCATTTTGTTTGTGGTGTTAATTATTTGCACAGTATCCCCCACACAAGCATTAGCTACAAGCAAGATTTTAATTTTTGGTGACAGCCTGTCATCCGGATACCGTTTGAAAGCCCATGAGGCATTGCCAGCGGTCGTAGAGCACCAATTGCTGGAAATGGGGCATGATATAAAAGTGATCAATGGCGGCGTTACAGGAGAAACCACTACAGGCGGAGCATCCAGACTTAAATGGTCACTCGATAAATACCAGCCTGACATTGTCATGATAGCATTGGGCGGTAATGATATGTTACGTGGTATCTCACCTAAAGTAGTGCGGAAGAATATCGATGCGATGCTGGCAATGCTTCAAGAGCGCGGCATAAAAACTATTTTAATGGCGGTAAAGGTTCCTCCTCATCACGACCCGACCTATACGCATGATTTCAATAGCATTTTCCCTAATCTTGCCGAACGATATGGCGTTGCGCTCTATCCTTTCTTTTTAGAAGCGATTTACGCGCATAAAGACTACATGCTCAATGACGGTATTCACCCTAATGCCCAAGGGGTTAAATATATCGCGGGTTATTTAGCAGGATATCTGGCCGATACGGGGTGGCTATAACTTAATTTTAGAGCATTGGCAGGCGTAAAACCCGCTCTGACTATAGTTTGCTGTATATAAACGATTTTTTAATAAAATAATGTTCTAATATATCAGGCGACTCTGTTTTTAGGGTTGTAGAGAGTGAATGGAACATTATGGAAATAACTAATGATAATTCACATGCGGCATCTACTTCATATAAAGGTTTGATGGGTGCAATCATTGGTGTGCTGCTGCTGTCATGGGTGGCATCAATTCCCGTCACAGGGAATATGGAATGGTACTCCCAATTGTTAAAGCCTGACTATACACCCCCGTCCTGGACATTTGGTGTAGTCTGGCCAATATTATATATTATGATGACGGTGGCTGCATGGTTGGTTTATAACATGCGCGCCATAAAATCCGAAAGTGTCGAAGAGGCGCTTGCGGTGTTTTGCTTTCAGTTAATCATCAATTTACTATGGACACCGTTCTTTTTCGGGACGCAATCACCATGGCTAGGCCTTATGTGGATTGGGTTAATGTGGTTTGTGGTTGGGCTAACTATTGTTGCATTCTTTTCTGTTCGCCCTTTAGCGGGTTGGTTGTTCATTCCATATTTCGCGTGGGTTAGCTACGCCTTCATATTGAATTACAGTATATGGACGCTTAACGGTGGATGATGAAACGTGTTTATATATCCTTAACGAATAATGCCGTTTCGGCATACTGCGTGCTGAGTACGACTTCGATACAGTGAGATAGTTACATGAATAATGGAATTATAACTTACTGATTTGGAGATTGTTATGCTTAGCTGGGCTCTCACATTTTTTGTTTTGGCAATTATTGCCGCAGTATTTGGTTTTGGCGGTATTGCAGGAACGCTTGCAACCGTTGCTAAATTCTTGGCTATTTTGTTCGTTGTACTGTTTGTAGTTGCTTTGATTGCAAACATGATAACCGGAAGAAAAACCAACCTGCCAGTATAAAACTACACAGGTATGAATGAAAAAGGAGGCTTCGGCCTCCTTTTTTTTATGTAAAAAATATGCTAGAAACAAAAACACAACTTCTATTGGAAAAAGTTGTGTGAGTGAATTGCGCTAAAATTTATTAATGATTTAATTTTTTACTGACTCATTCAAACATTCATATAGCTCTTCCATCATAAATGGTTTGGTAACATATCCGTTTGCACCAAATTCGATGGCTTTGTTGCGCGTATAAGTGTCGTTGCGTACGGTGAGTACGATTATGGTGATGTTTTTGTTGTGATGCATAGCGCGTAGGGCAGGGAGAAGGTCGAGCCCGTCTTTGTCCGGCAAACCTAAATCCAATATAACCACATCCGGCTTAACGGTTTCAAAGAGCTTAATCCCCATATCTGCAGTGGGAGCTTCGTGTATGCGCGCACCTACGCCCCCGAACGATACGTTTAAAAACGTGCGTATTCCCGGGCTGTCATCTATAACCAAAATGTCGCGTTGGTCAAAAAACATGGTTTTCCTGAGGCGTCGCCCTGAGTTGATAAATTACGATTTGTTCTTACGCATAAAGGGCGCAGAACGAAGATTTTGTAGTAATGTACCTACCTCTTTGCGGGTAGTGCTTAATGCACCGGCTGTAGCCATATTTTTGCCCTCAGCATCAGATGTATTAACAATCTCTGTTTGCATACGCTGTTCTTCCATAGTCGCTTCTGCAAGTTTGCTGTGAATTGTTCGCAGCATCATCATTGCATGATCGTCTAGAGTTTCTTCAACGTCTGCGTTGTTATTTACTAAATGTTCAATCCATTCAGCCAGCCATTCGAGTTCGTGGTCAAGCTCTTGCTCTCCTGCTGCAGCGTGTTGTACATCTAAAAGGTGATGTAGCTGGTTTAGCAAAGCATCTACTTGTTTCGGCGTATCGATGATTTTATTTGTCTCGTACATCCGTTCCTCCACTCTAAGGTGTGTATTATAGAGTACGCTAGAAAATGTTATTTATATGTTGGCGTGACAGAGCAATTGCATAAATAAGCTATAAAATTGTTAACTATTGGAAATATCCCTAAAGAATAATTGCTACCATATTTACTAGTTTTTGATAATTGCTCTGCCCATGTCGCATGGCGCATTGACTGTGGGCATGACATGGTAGGGACAAGTGTGGTCGTTTGCAGTTTGCATCAGCCACACTGCTACAACACAACACAGACTGGAGTACATGCAATGAATAGAGACATTTTTGAAGGCAATTGGAAACAGCTGAAAGGTGAGATTCAGCGCCAATGGGGCAAGCTTACCAATGATGAAATTGATGAAGTTGAGGGAAACCGAATGAAACTGGTTGGACTCATACAAGAACGTTACGGCGTGGCTAAGGATGAAGCAGAGGAGCAGCTTCGTGCATGGGAAGATCGTCACGCAGCGTAACGTCGTTTCCCGGCGGGGTTCGCCCCGCCGGGAGCGTATAAAATAAATAATGCATATTGCTTCAAACATGCATTGAATCAACAAAGAGAGGTTTGTTATGTTTAACCCATCGATGAAGAAAAATTCTTTTAGTGCCGCCCTACTAGCAGGTGTTGCCGGCGCAGTTATTACTAGCTCAGCGGCATTTGCTGCACCTTCACAGCAAGGCACAGCACTTGAGCCTCAGGCATTGCCTGCCCATGTACATCAGGAATATACATACACCCGCACCGAGCGTGTGGTGCCGCATGTAGATAGCTCTGCCATGTATAATCACGATGCGGATACTGCCACTATGGTAGATCGCGATTATAGTGCGCCGGATCAGGCACATCGCAGCAAAAATGTAAATAACCCCAATAACATTGCTTATTTAAGTGGTGGCGTTGGTGCAGATGAGCAAGCCCGTCTAGAAGCCGCTCAGTCACAATATCCTGTAAAAATGGTATTTTCTAATACTAACGGTGCTTATGTGTCCAATGTAGATGTCACGGTGATGAACGCCTCTGGCGAAACCGTATTGGGTATGCAGACAGATGGACCAATTTTATTGTTAGATCTTGAGCCTGGCAAATATACCGTTAAAGCCAATGATCATGGTCAGGAAAAAACACAGCATATCAAAGTTTCTGATGCCAGTAAGAGTTACACAGTGCGCTTTCAGGCAACTGGCCCTCAGGACTACAGTATGAATGACGAGTAATACATATATTATTCGCATACAAATTACCCGCATCACGCGCCGCGGGTAGGCAGGGGGCATGTTGCATTGCAACTTCCCCCTGCTTTTTTATAAGAGATTCACAGGAGAATAACATGAAAACGTCGCAACATACGGCTCAATGGAATAGCATTAGCAAATCATATCCTACGGTGGATGAAACATTACACGGCTTGCCATCCGAAAATGTGCCGCACCGTGATGAAGGTAAGCATATTAATTTCACAGGCATTATATCGGTGCCAAGCGGTAAGATTGCGCCACAAACGGGGTTTTATGCACTTAAAGGCCCCCGTAATACGCAGATTCATATGGAACAGGGCGAGCGCGCACCATTTGACGATGGTAGCGGCTTATGGATTCTGATGAGTGAGAAAAAGGAGAACGCCGACCACAGGCCCACCAATAAAGAGCTCATTGACGAGGAAAAGGAAATCCAGAAAGAAGAGCAGAAGCATTGGGATGATTCTGTAGACGATACTTTTCCGGCAAGCGATCCTATCACTAAATACTAATGTATTTATGCGAAGCTGTTAGAAACCCCGTTGCAATCGGTGCAACGGGGTTTTTTTAGTGAGCGTTGTATAAGGATGCGTGAGCGCAGAGATGTGACAGAGATGGGGCAGAAATGTGGCTGAGGAAGCATGCATAAGCTGAGGTGCTATAATGTGGGGCATGGGGAGATATATTGACACGTACTACAATAAAGTCGCTAGGTTGGTTGATACGAAGTTGCATATTCCTAAATGCCTTCCGTTATCACGAGCGATAATGCGAGCTATAATGTAACGCATAAAAAAGGGGCTGCCGGAGCAGCCCCTTTTCGTATAAGCAGTAATTACTTATTATTGTGCGTCGGAAACCACGAGAACTTTCGCGCTTTCGATTTCGCGGCCAAAGCCGAGTAGTTCGCTTTTAACATTACCATTAACATTCACAGTATCGCCAGGTTGAACATTAACGTTCGAGGCGGTATGTACGTCGATGGTTTTGCCTTCAGAATCACGCAGGGTGAAGCTGTTTTCATTGTCAACTTTAGCAACAATACCATTCAACTCAACCATGCCTTTTTTCGGCAGGCTTTTGATGGTGCTGCCCATCAAAGCTTCAGAAGCTTTGTTGGTGGTTGCATCTGCATGCGCCATAACGCGTTTGCCAGCAGCGTCTGCTTTTGCAGTTGCTTCTTTAGCGGTCATCTCGCCAGCATCTGCAATTTTAGAAGCATCCGCCTCTACGTCCACATCCATTTCATAGGCAGCAGTGTTTTTTCCTTTGGTGTTGTTTTTGGCGTTACGTGGGGTTTCTGCATTAGCTTGCAGTGTGGTTTGTGCAGAAGCATCGCCTGCATCAGCAACTTTATCCACGTCAGCATCGGCATCTACATCGAGATCAAAGGCAGCAGTTTTTTTGCTGTCTGTGTTGTCGCGTGCAGCTTTAGGTGACTTGGTGTTATCTTCGTTTTTCATGGCAACACGAGCTTTGGTGTTGTTGTCAAGCGCTGCACCATTGGTTACTGCAGCCAAAGAGCCAGTTGCAGTTTCGGTAACAGATGCCATGGTATCACCTAAAGCGTCGGTAACAGATACAGAAGCGTTTTTAATTTCTTCGCCCATACCAGCTATTTCTGCGGTTTTATCACCTTTTACAGAAACCATGTCGCCAACATTGGCTTCATAATTGGCAGAGGTGTGTACATCAATGGTGTCACCAGAGGTGTCACGCAAGATAAATGTGTCGTTATCAACAACTCTGTCAACGGTACCCATTAAGCTAACAGCGCCTTTTTCTGGAAGGCTGTCAATGGTGGCTTCGGTGCTGACTTCTACATTGGCTGCATAAGCGGAAGTAGAAATAAGTAGCGCTGCAGTTAGTGCAGTAATTGTCATTGTAGGACGCATGAGTATTCTCCTTAATTATTATAAAACAGCCCAGCGATCTGGTTGTGTGATGTAAGTGATCACATGGGACTGTGCAAGTTTTACCCTTAGCTAGCTAAAGATACGATGTGTATATGAGGGGCGTTGCTATAAAAAAGAAATAAGTATTAACATAAAATTATGCTGGAAGCGTAAAGAAAAAATTAATTATTCTGTGCCAATATGAGAAAACATTAGTTAATCATTTGCAGGAGTAGTTGAGATGGGTTTCTTCAATAAGCGGGCGGATAATGATGTATTTTCTATGGATAATAAGGCTCTCGATGCGGTTTACGAGCTGCTTTGCAAAGATAATCTTTATATGGGTCGCAAGGGATTTGATAGTGTAGAGATAAATAATGACGCAATTCTTGTTAATAATTGGGGTTTTGATGAAGTGGAAGTAGAGCGTAAACAGCAACACGCTATTTCTACCTTGGTTGGGTGTGGTTTGATTGTTGATGACCATGGTTTCATGAAAGACAATGAATTGATGGGTTGCTACGAGGGGCTTGTATCCATCCCTCTAGCTGATAATGGCGGTGCAGCTATCATTGCACAAGTGGTAGAGTCGTATGCAGACTTTATGATACCTGCCGATTTGTATGTTGTAGAAGACGATCCATCGAACCCTATGCGAGGGCAGGCATGAGCACTATACGCGTCCGCCCTACATCTATTGCAAAACATTACGGTAATATCATGCCAACCAAGTTGCATGTACTGGTTATAGAAGATAATAGCATCAGCCAGATGATCACTATGGCTATGTTACGCGAGCTTGGCATTACAGCCAGCATTGCCAGTGATCTCGCGCAAGCACGATTATTGCTATTGGAAGAAGAATTTAACGCTATAATGATGGATGCA
It includes:
- a CDS encoding response regulator yields the protein MFFDQRDILVIDDSPGIRTFLNVSFGGVGARIHEAPTADMGIKLFETVKPDVVILDLGLPDKDGLDLLPALRAMHHNKNITIIVLTVRNDTYTRNKAIEFGANGYVTKPFMMEELYECLNESVKN
- a CDS encoding FtsX-like permease family protein, with the translated sequence MTNASPVLRMALCELRQGWRHFATFLACLILGVCVITTINTISDTVETSLAEEASALLGGDIDIGLRSYNFAPEHVAYLQKLGKISHITTTRSMLRIGEQSPLVVEVKAIDSAYPLVGDLILQGKPLNDTHVAVDASLLEQLNIALGATIKLGQAEYIIGATIEREPDRVVQLFSFGPRVMMTHNALERSGLTKGYSLSENNYRVSLFDKISPANVENEITATFPDMPWRIKTGTDGNRSVERFVDQLALFLTLSGLATFLIGGIGIGSSVRAYMTQKAETIAVMKIMGASRAKVLRIYALVIGLLTLAGSAIGVALSTLIAAVLLTLASGFFPVDSVWTFSVKAAALAAWYGLLIAYLFSLPALIGALNIRPSLLFRGGVEFVQLSHSRWVWLGGAAFTALLICTLLFTANDIRFVLGFIGATLVSFILFTTAAWLVRFGAKRTKVRQPWLRLALGNLHRTGNTTGTVMLAIGVSLTVLIALTLTEANFQSKITKVAETEAPTLFMIDIQPDQTAALRSTLKSRDGAQNIMMYPMVRGRIVAINEQPITPDDVKEDVRWAVRGDRGLSYSSIPPENANIVQGKWWPEDYDGTPQVSVDERFIDGMGIALGDTITLDILGERIIATVTSARRMDYSTFQLNFALMLSPNVISDFPQTYLATAFLNTSSKSVSQTIRHLSEQFPNVTTIRTTEAVARVKEILEHISNALTITVLISLLAGLLVLSSALSAMLGYRLYDTAVLKVLGARRRDILKAYTTEWMLLAVITVCIAAATGTFCAWLTLQRFPGENDFYFMPHVLLVTALACIGVIWLVGYVGNRQIFRMRPITVLRNE
- a CDS encoding ABC transporter ATP-binding protein; protein product: MAATMALSLSDVNLTLPGPDGDVSILHNINLEVKSRETISIVGASGSGKTSLMMVIAGVESASSGDIIVEGTNISTMDEDQLAAFRQKHIGVVFQNFHLIPTMSALENVAVGLEFAGDKHAQQHAAEALEAIGLQKRLHHYPSQLSGGEQQRVALARATVMRPSLLLADEPTGNLDSETSGRIMDLLFDLQKQHGTTLVLITHDANLANRTNRQLIMQDGQLHEAAYD
- a CDS encoding arylesterase, with the protein product MVAAIRHTILFVVLIICTVSPTQALATSKILIFGDSLSSGYRLKAHEALPAVVEHQLLEMGHDIKVINGGVTGETTTGGASRLKWSLDKYQPDIVMIALGGNDMLRGISPKVVRKNIDAMLAMLQERGIKTILMAVKVPPHHDPTYTHDFNSIFPNLAERYGVALYPFFLEAIYAHKDYMLNDGIHPNAQGVKYIAGYLAGYLADTGWL
- a CDS encoding tryptophan-rich sensory protein gives rise to the protein MEITNDNSHAASTSYKGLMGAIIGVLLLSWVASIPVTGNMEWYSQLLKPDYTPPSWTFGVVWPILYIMMTVAAWLVYNMRAIKSESVEEALAVFCFQLIINLLWTPFFFGTQSPWLGLMWIGLMWFVVGLTIVAFFSVRPLAGWLFIPYFAWVSYAFILNYSIWTLNGG
- a CDS encoding DUF1328 domain-containing protein; amino-acid sequence: MLSWALTFFVLAIIAAVFGFGGIAGTLATVAKFLAILFVVLFVVALIANMITGRKTNLPV
- a CDS encoding CsbD family protein; the encoded protein is MNRDIFEGNWKQLKGEIQRQWGKLTNDEIDEVEGNRMKLVGLIQERYGVAKDEAEEQLRAWEDRHAA